AAAATCCCTTCCTTTTCATCGGGTGCTTAGGATTCCCCGTTTAAGGTGCCGGCTGTCTTATGCCAGTTCCACAAAGCCAAAGGATTTGGGACCCCTGCTCCTAAATTATAACTACATCATTCAGACCGAGTgccaaatacaaatatatttaatattttaagatattttcaGACACGTGTTCATTGGGTCTTCGAGGTGCCTAGTAAGGGGCAAGAGTTCCCTCCTACAGCTTCTAAATTATACCTATGTTAATTGGAGTCGGAAAGGGTTGATATTGGTgtgcttagtttttttttttttgttttaatagatTTGCTCGTGTCATTTAAGTAGTAAACTGGAGGTGTAGTAGACAGATTGTGGAATGCATTCCATATTTCATTCCTTTGCCACCAAACAATAATCATCTCCAATGAAGAGCATATTTCTTcctcaaatttttcaaattttcttctatgtatctaattacaaattttcACGGTGCTTCAGTCAAAAGAATCTTACCggttaaaaactaaaatttggtAATTATATTCTTCATCACTTAATTGTATTCCTGACATCGCTCCAATTCCATATTGAAAAACTCTAGGATGCGCTGTAGAGACTCAGATGGCCCCAAGCGAAACGGTTTGTAGGACAATATCATGTGGTTTGGGGTGTGATAGTGAGGAACAAAGGTACAAGAGTTTCTAAGAATCTTGTTTGAAGTCGAGAAAACATAGTTAGTGGATTCCCCTAATCCAAGTCACCCATGGGGGAATAAGATTCTTGGAGCTTTTGCCAGTAGGGACGAATAGGAAAAATGATGGATCAATTCCCGGTATCTAATGCAAGTTCTTGCAAGTGTTTTTTAGAAAGTTGGTTTTGTGTTGCAGGAATTCAAAGCGCTTTCCATAGTTTAACAATATCTCTTTGTTTCAGTCACTGTTAATAATGGATCAGGTCATGGTGTTGCCATGTAGCTATTTCCCAGATTCTATTCTTGTAAAACCTGCTTTATAAAGCCATCATGGCTGGGCTCACCTTTGGCTTGTAATTACTGAGCATTAGGGAGAGGCAACATTTGAGCGTGTCCTCTTGTCTATTTGCATGCTTTGAGTTCCTTTTGGAGATAGAAGATgtaccatcatcatcatcatcaaggGAAGAACATCCAGGCTTGTTTGAGAACGGCCATTCCTGACAGGCATTTGTTACTGCAAGGTGGGAATGGAACTGGAGATTCTGGCCTTGTCCTCTCAACTGATGCCAAGCCCAGACTGAAGTGGACGCCTGACCTCCATGAACGCTTCATTGAAGCTGTCAATCAGCTCGGAGGAGCAGACAGTAAGTAATTTCCTATCCAAATATGTCTCCGCCACATACATAAACTGCTTCGGACGAGTACAAATAACCGTATACACCTTTTCATTGCAGAGGCTACTCCTAAAACAGTAATGAAAATAATGGGGATTCCAGGCCTTACCTTGTATCATCTCAAGAGTCACCTTCAGGTAATTTATATCTAACTCCTCATTGTCACATGTTCAGAATCGGCCTCCAACATAACACGTTGAACAATTGCTAATTAATTCTCACATTTTGGCTGCAGAAATACAGGCTCAGTAAAAATCCCCATGGACAAGCTAATAATGGCAGTAACAAAATAGGTAAGAAGATTGTGTTCCCCTGCTTTTTAGTGTActtcaaacaaaaatataaaaggtcAGGAGCTATAACTTTTAACCCAATGGATATAGGTGCGGTTGCAATGCCAGCAGACAAAATGAGTGAAGCAAATGGGATTCAGATGAATAACTCAACTGTTGGACCTCAGACAAACAGGTAATAACATGAATGGTGTCTCAAtcgtttatatatattttttcatatacTGACTTTGATGTTCATAAAACAATCCAGAGGCTTACAAATCGGCGAAGCACTGCAAATGCAAATTGAAGTCCAGAGACGGCTTCACGAGCAGCTCGAGGTGCAGCGACATTTACAGCTTCGGATCGAGGCCCAAGGGAAGTACTTACAGTCAGTACTAGAGAAAGCTCAAGAGAGTCTTGGAAGACAAAATCCGGGTTCAATGGGGCTTGAAGCAGCCCAACTTCAATTATCCGAACTGGTGTCTAAAGTGTCTAACCAATGCCTGGATTCAACACTAATGGATTTGAAAGAGTTGCAGGGTTTATGCCAccagaaaacaaaaacaaattccATAGATAGCTGTTTGACCTCCATTGAAGGATCTCAGAAAGACCAAGAAATACACAACAATGGGATTTGTTTAAGACCCTACAGCCTTGTAGCAGAAGATCCATGGCTACCCCAAACTGGGCTGAAAGAGAACAAAATGGTTCCGTCTTCAACAGGCAAGATTGCAGATAGAAGCTCCAATGGCAGTGATTTGTCCATAACTGTAGGATTACAAGGAGATAAAGGGAAGGGCTTCAACAGCAACAGCAGCAGATTTTCTGAAAggaagtttaatggaagaaatgaagaagatggacTCCATTTCTTCGCAACAAAGCTTGATTTAAATGTTGATGAAGAAAATGATGTAGCTTCAAGGTGCAAACAATTTGATCTCAATGGTCTCAGCTGGGGCTGAAAACATTGTTGAGCTTCATGATTTTACAGAAAGCGAACAACACCAAAGTCCATTATATTTATAATCGAATTTCGATTAAACATCGGTGACGAAAACGTTTGATGTCTCTGATTCaacctaaaccaaaatatacttttataaattataagttgCAACAACTACATAGCAATTAGCTATTTTCagcaaaatatattttaaaaaaaactgttgAGCAATTATGGTTCCAATTATCACACTAGTTACAAGTTATAGCTACGAcataatttatcttatttaaattGACAATCTTTTGAACTAAAATCCATTGGGTTACGCAATTGTTGATTATGCCAAAAAATTTTGGCCCATATATTAAGATTACTAGTATCGAATCAAATGACATAAGGATCAAATCCAAGTGTTCCAATGCAAtctgaattttctattttattaagattGGATCGAGTTGACTTGAAGATATCTTGAAAACCTCTATACTTATCTTGGTATTTATTAGGATAGTTGTAGTCCTGTTTGTAAGGCTACTTAGGAGATTGTAATTGATATGTATATTAGCAAGCCTAAAACTCTTACATATGATAAACTTGTATTGGGTAGTATGTATGAGAATTAACACTTGTCTTTTGTTCTGTAAGGAATTTGGAGTGCATTTTGTGTAGGTAAAATTCAAGTAAGTCACTTGGTTTAACAACTAAGCTTTTAAGGAGAAAGACCTAGTGGAGAGTGATCCAGATTTTTGTATGAGTGTGAGGTTGCTACATGGTGAACTGTAAAACTTAAATCATTACTTGGATGTCacacccaaaaatattaaagaataagTACAACATTAATTTCGGGTATCAAAGTATAAAACCTCCTATTTTTGAGGGTCCTAGTGTAATTACTTAGATCTTGCTAACTAATTTAGCAAATGGTTAAATTTCCATTATTAGTCTCATTACTTTAGAACCAAGTATTTTCTTAGTAGGAAACATTATGATGGGTGACACTAATGTTGCTGCTGATAAATTGATTTTGGTGTACAAGTGTGGGAGGTTTATATAAGAGATGGATGCCATTCTCCTGGGAACActctatcatttttttattcattttctttcttctattttattctttggttTGTTTTGGTAAGAGAGAAATCATGGAGCGGTCAGCATGAAAGGAGAAACTAGTGAATTAGCttatgaaattgagaaatttagTAAACTGGCTTAGTTAATCGATAAAGAGGAGGCTCAAGCAATAGAGAAAAGTTTAAGCAGATATAGTCAGAATTAGCTTTCAAGTATATTCTTGGTGAGTTTCTAAACTTAAATCCTCAGTGGGTGTTTATGTATATTAGTATTATGTTGTTGTGGTATGTTTAAGTTCATGTTCAACTATTGATGAAGAGTGGAATTATAATGGAATTTTGTCGCACCGATGAAGCATGCAAAGTGCTAATTTCAAATGCATGTCTGGTCAAATTTATAAGTTGTTAATTTAATGAATTGTTAATGGCGATAGGTTTGTTATGATTTATGTTGTGTTATTTACAGTATGTTAAGTTGAATGCATGATATATGTTAGTAGTGAAAATGATTGGTATGCAGAGTCTAAGGTCTTAAGCCTTATGTATGTAAGCAAGTTTTATGGCCATGGGTACAcgcaaaataatacaatttgaTGGAATTATTCTCTAAGCTTTATGACAAGATTACTGGTGGAAATTCTCCATGCGGAAGTCTAAAGAACAATTCACGTATATGAATCCgcatatatatttatgatagtTTGCTGATACAAAGGAATGAGATCAGGATATAAATGAAAGTGTCCTGATGACCTTAGTAAAAGACTCATTCACATGTTCAAGTGTTATTTCCTGATGATTCTaagatccaacatttgttgtggactCAAAGATACATGTGACAAAAATTTAGTCTGGACTAGTAATTTGATGTCGTTTTAAAGGTTTGACCTGGACTGGGAACATTACATGTATATACAGCTCTGGCAGACTATTATTGTGTCGGTAAAGGTTTAGCCTGAACGGGTAACCTGACACCTCTGTACATGATTAGCTCGAACGAGCCTCTGATGTGAAGCATACCTGTAACTATCTTTCACTATAGTCAATAAGTCTATTATCCAAGAGTCTGTTAAGGATTAGTTTTAAGTCAAGAATCCGTAATGACTATCCGCCAAACAAGAATTTAGTATTGACTCCTTCAAATAAGAGTCTTGTAGTAGCTATCTTTTAATGTTGAGTTCACAAGTAAGAACTGGCATATATGAATCTGTCATGATAATTTCGCACATAAAAGTTTTCTAGTATGTTATCGCGAAATATTGTCTAATTTACTGCCCAGAGATTCGTTACTGTGACCTGCCTCTTTCGATAGCTAGATCTTAAGTTAAAAGTCTAAGTTCATGTACGTCTACAGAACTTGGGATTGATAACTGCAATGATGTTCCTCTCTGTATAACTCACAACATCTATGTTTAGAGTGCTACGAATATTCTGCCGAGTATTCACTTGCACCAAACGATTCAGTATCCAGCATTCTTAACCTTTCCAGAATTAAATACACCTAAGAATACAACATACAATCAACTATGTCTAAAGCTTGCAtgaatgtatttaaaataaacataaatcgAATGAAACAGTGATATAGACAATCTCAAATCCTGggcattaaagatgataaaacatTCACCCAAACAACTCCAACCCAGAAAAGATTTAGTTCATGGGTGAAAAAGTAAACATCAAACTAgaatcattcatcaacatttcTCAAATAAGTTTGAATCACAAAAATCTCAATctagaaaataaaggaagaactGTAGGAAGTTAATTCTACACTCAAGCTCTTCTTGGTTCTTCAGATTGCTCGTGAATTCAGGATAGATTTCTCTTCCCCTTCCTTACATCTGTATTCTGTTCTCTTCTAAGCTGCTACCCTTTCTTTCTCTAGAATTCTCAATGGAGTTCTTCATTGCACAGGGAGAAAATTACTGTCACCAGTCTCTTTCTCACGCCAATTTTCCCCCTTTGCTCACGtcttctctcttcttcttttattgggtGGATCTATCCCTCTCAACACATATTTTCACCTCTTTTTAGGTTGGTTTTTCTGGTATACGTCCAACTAGCTGAAAGTGACGTGGATAAAGTGCTGAGTCATCTTTCTAGAATTGCCATGGTAGTTGTGTTGACAATAAATCTCACCATTTTCCACGGTAATGTTTCACTTCCCTTATTTTCCTTCTGCATCCTCTTCATCCTCTTCTTCTACCTGTACCTATGTCCAACCACAACCACAACTTTTCATTCCTCAagtaataaaagtaacaaatgaTGACCAATATAGAGCAATCCAAGTTTTGTTATGCAATGTTCCaaaattatcctaaaataaagatatatttacttaattacaaacaaATAATTCCATCTATAGgcctaaaatataactcttttaaggagttatcacacccctAAACCTGAATTATTGTTTGTCCTTAAGCAAATAATgtatgaatatgcatgaatgcaagGAACTTCCAAAACAATCAGTCACCAATTATATTACCAATTTAGAATGAGCATCCTGTGTACCTCTATTCTCAGCAATCTTCTACTGAGACAAAGAAAAATTGCTTACAGTTCTTGTAAACCTGTTTAGCAAATGAAGTGTAGAAAATGTTTCTTAAAggtaaaaaattctaaatagtTTAGCAATTAAAACTATAGCAGATTTCTTCTTAATATACCTAGGTTACCTCTCTCGTAAACTCAgttttttttggaatttattcaatttccaacataaaatttttctaGGGAATTCATTTTGTCACATGCTTTTATACTCGACAACCTCAATGGAGCATACACTAGACTGCCATGTATTATTTCATGTCacattttgaatataaatcacTCATGAAACAAAATCTTTTAACTACGCATGGTGCAAACAACTACTTTCTTAGCAATTTAGCTTAAAAATTTAGTGGAGTGTCTTTacaatatatactttttttagaCAAACACTCATAGCTGAACTTATTTTTCTAGTCAACAATATAACTGaacaaacaaaatattactGAACAGATTCAAACATTGgagtattcatattattttaccatGACATAAATTATACACTATTACTATATTGAATTTAAGTCAAGAAGtcctaaatttattcaaagaatGCTACTATAGCTTAATTgcatttatatttcaattattctacttttagaaattcattttcaacaactGTCCTATGATAAACATGCCTAAACAACTATCACAATATTTTCTAAGTTTACAAAGAATAGTTATTATCCTCATTGAACATCATTGATAACCATATACTCACATAATCAGGCAGTTGAATGACAATTGAATGTTATGGCAAAATGACTGTATGAACAATTAACAATGTAGTCTATATGCAtaacacacccccaaacctaagggatgcattgtcctcaatgcatgaacatgaaataattaaatgaataaaagctACATGAATGCAATTAACATATAtgtcaaaaatgaataaaaattatcaaaatcaaagCTTGGATGGAAAGAATGTTACTTTACTTGGGTTTTTTAGATTTCCTTGCAGCTCATTTGTAATATTGTGGCCTGTCCTGTTTATCACTATCAACTTGAACAGTTTTACCAGTAGCCTTCTTGAGTCTTTTTCTCTTAAGTTGGTTGATGGGTACCTCTTCCTCATCATCGTCGGTATCTGACTTTGTAATTTCTTCAATCAGTTGATGAATTACACGTTCCTGGGCAGTCATAGGGGCCTTGGATTATGGTGCAGGTGCAACAACCCATTGAATAGAAAGTTAATAATATCGGCATACCATGGCAATGCCATAGTTGAAAATAACTGCTCATCTGGGAATTTGTCTTTAATCATTTGACTATTACCATAATTATTCCCTGCTTCTAGTCGTGACAAGTGATTAGCCACTTGATTTTCAGTGTCTTTCCTATCTTTGATCTCCAAATCAAATTTCTGCAACAACAATATCCATCTAATGAGTTTGGGATTGGCCTTTTTTTTTGTCACCAAGTATTTAACGGCAGAATGGTCTGTATAAATTGTGACTTTGGTGCCcactaaataagctctaaaattttcaaaggtaaATACCACTGCTAACAATTCTTTCTCCGTGGTGGTATAATTGAGCTGTGAATCTGTCAATGTATGACTGGCATTATAAATAGCATGAAACATCttggtttttcttttccccAAAACTGCTCCTACAGCaaagtcacttgcatcacatATCAGTGTGAACAGTAAAGTCCAGTCTGGTGCAGTGACTATAGGTGCTGTAATTAATCGCTCATTTAACTCTGTGAACGCTTTTGAGCATAACTCGTCAAATGAAATGGTTTGCTTTATTCCAAAAATTAACATAAGGGTTTGAATATCTTAGAaaaattcttgataaaatgACAGTAAAATCCTGCATGACCAAGGAAGTTTCTGATTCCTTTCACTAAAGTGGGTCGTGACAAATTTTCAatgacttttatttttactttgtcGACGACAATTCCTTCCTGTGAAATCTTGTGGCCCAAAACAATGCCTTCACAAACCAAGaagtgacatttttcccaattcagcATAAGATTTGTTTCTTGACATCGGCAAAGTACTAATCCTAAGTTTTTCAAATAGTATTCAAAAGTGTCGCCAAAcactgagaaatcatccatgaatacTTCAAATAATTTCTCCACCATGTCGAAAAATGTTGCCATCATGCAACGCTAGAATGTTGTAGGGGCGTTAcataacccaaatggcatcttatGGAAGCAAATGTTCCATAAGGACAGGTGAATGTAGTCTTTTCTTGAAAGTAGGAGATATGGAAATTTGGTTGTACCTTGAGTAAAGCCGTCTAAGAAATAATGGAAGGCTTTCCCTGCTAGTCTGTCCAATACCTAATCTATAAAAGGTAGAGAGGATTGGTCCTTCTTCATTGCTTTGTTGAGATTTTGAAAATCCATACAAACTCTCTAACCTATGACAGTATGTGTGGGAATGAGTTCATTGTTATCATTGTTGACTACAGTGAACCCTCCTTTCTTGGGTACACACTGAACAAGGCTCACCCAAGAGCTATCAGAGATTGGGTATATAATTCCATCATCcaaccatttgataatctcCCTTTTAACTACTTCATGACAAGATTCAGTCTCCTTTGATGTTTAATAGATTTGCCATGGCAATTTTCAGTTATTATTTTGTGCATGTAGATTGCAAGGCTAATTCCTTTGATATCCGCGATTGACCATCTTAAAGCTTTCTTGGATTTTTTAAGACTTCCAGTAGTTGCATCTCTTGGTCTGTTATAAGCTTGATAGAGATAACTACATGCAGTGTATTGTTATCTCCCAAATAAGCGTACTTCAAATGCACTAGTAATGGCTTCAAATCCAGCACATGTGGATTTTTTATTGACGATCAATGAGGGTTGAAAGATCAACCTGATAAGTCTAATGGTTCAAAGATCCTCTTGAATCCATTTTTAGATTGCTAAATTTCCATCAGTTCTCTAGATTCTTCAGTCAATTctgtttcatttaattcaatagaCTCTGCATCAAAATTGTTGTGCATATGACTTGCAAATTCTTCCTGCACTACAATTAACATAGCTGGCATTTCCTATTTCTTGATTACTTTAGCTGAAATTTGGATGTTGTTTCCACCTTGGATTGTATATGTAGGAGTAGGGATTGTTGTTGCTACAATTAAAATTCCCCATGTAATATGCAGAGGCTGGATTGGATGGGCATTCATAAAAAAACATGATATTCTCCACAGTATATGCATGCTAGTTCTGCTTCATCGAGTTTTAATCATATGTGTCAAAGATGATACCTGAGCTGTTAAAGAGGTAATCGCATCAAGTTTCATTGCTCCAACAACTCTTCTACCAGTACCAAATCTAGTAGTGGGGTACTGATAACCATTATTTGCTATTCTTTCCAAAATTTCGTATGCTTCATTGTAGGATTTTTCAAGCAATGTCCCATTAG
The nucleotide sequence above comes from Gossypium raimondii isolate GPD5lz chromosome 13, ASM2569854v1, whole genome shotgun sequence. Encoded proteins:
- the LOC105783026 gene encoding myb-related protein 2, whose amino-acid sequence is MYHHHHHQGKNIQACLRTAIPDRHLLLQGGNGTGDSGLVLSTDAKPRLKWTPDLHERFIEAVNQLGGADKATPKTVMKIMGIPGLTLYHLKSHLQKYRLSKNPHGQANNGSNKIGAVAMPADKMSEANGIQMNNSTVGPQTNRGLQIGEALQMQIEVQRRLHEQLEVQRHLQLRIEAQGKYLQSVLEKAQESLGRQNPGSMGLEAAQLQLSELVSKVSNQCLDSTLMDLKELQGLCHQKTKTNSIDSCLTSIEGSQKDQEIHNNGICLRPYSLVAEDPWLPQTGLKENKMVPSSTGKIADRSSNGSDLSITVGLQGDKGKGFNSNSSRFSERKFNGRNEEDGLHFFATKLDLNVDEENDVASRCKQFDLNGLSWG